A single genomic interval of Methylophilales bacterium MBRSF5 harbors:
- a CDS encoding oligopeptidase A produces the protein MNNPILEQIDLPIFDQIKAEHIYPAITAIINENKTKIKEIENYDISKIDYKFVDELSLLDYKLSNAWSQIGHLNSVMNSDLYRGEYNKCRELITDYYSNLSQNTKIFNLYKELKKSTIFESLDAIQQKIITDEIKDFKLGGVGLDEDKKTVFKELQSKLAKLASKFEENVLDETNNYTLNITDDILLEGIPEDILESAKSLAKENDQKGYTFTLHFPCYVPVLQYAKNRNLRKEMYEAYAKKASEFSDKKFDNTTIIKDILSHRASIAKLLGFNNYAELSIDRKMASGPDEVCSFLRDLSNKAKPYGLKDFEELKEAAKKDGVEDLEAWDVAFYSETIKQDKYNINDQEIKQFFPENKVIEGLFNVIKNLYDIDIVESKAPIWHKDVKYFELLQNNKIIGSFYLDLYARKNKRGGAWMDECISKSKFNVNIDYPVAYLTCNFSSPIGNNPALFTHDEVITLFHECGHGLHHLLTEISEFNVSGIKGVEWDAVELPSQFMENFCWDWNVIKNMTQHIHTKESMPKELFNKLIASKNFQSGMQSLRQIEFALFDILIHMESNPDNLDVISTLESVRDEVAVVRPPHWNRFPHSFSHIFAGGYAAGYYSYKWAEVLSADVFEEFENNGVLSKDVGSRFRREILSVGGSRPAKESFIKFKGREPSIDALLRHNGLAA, from the coding sequence ATGAACAATCCTATTTTAGAACAAATAGACTTACCCATTTTTGACCAAATTAAAGCGGAACACATCTATCCAGCAATTACAGCAATCATCAATGAAAATAAAACTAAAATAAAAGAGATAGAAAACTATGATATTTCTAAAATTGACTATAAATTTGTAGATGAGTTAAGCCTGCTTGATTACAAACTTAGTAATGCTTGGTCACAAATTGGTCATCTTAATTCAGTGATGAATTCTGACCTATACCGAGGTGAATATAATAAATGTCGTGAGCTTATCACAGACTATTACTCAAACTTATCGCAAAATACAAAAATATTTAATTTATACAAAGAATTAAAAAAATCTACCATTTTTGAATCTTTGGATGCAATACAACAAAAAATTATTACTGATGAAATTAAAGACTTTAAACTTGGAGGGGTAGGTCTAGATGAAGATAAAAAAACTGTGTTTAAAGAATTACAGTCTAAACTAGCAAAATTAGCATCAAAATTTGAAGAGAATGTTTTAGACGAAACCAACAACTATACTTTAAATATTACTGATGACATTTTGCTAGAAGGCATACCTGAAGATATTCTTGAATCTGCAAAGTCCTTAGCAAAAGAAAATGATCAAAAAGGTTATACATTCACTCTTCATTTTCCGTGTTATGTTCCTGTTCTTCAATATGCCAAAAACAGAAACCTAAGAAAAGAAATGTATGAAGCCTATGCCAAAAAGGCATCAGAGTTTTCTGATAAAAAATTTGATAATACAACCATCATCAAAGATATTCTTAGCCATCGTGCAAGCATAGCAAAATTGTTGGGGTTTAATAATTATGCCGAATTAAGTATTGATAGAAAAATGGCTAGCGGTCCAGATGAAGTTTGTTCTTTTTTAAGAGACTTATCCAACAAAGCGAAACCATATGGTTTAAAAGATTTTGAGGAACTAAAAGAAGCTGCAAAAAAAGATGGGGTTGAAGATCTTGAAGCCTGGGATGTTGCATTTTATTCTGAAACAATTAAACAAGATAAATACAATATTAATGACCAAGAGATAAAACAATTCTTTCCTGAGAATAAAGTTATTGAAGGTTTGTTTAACGTAATTAAAAATTTATATGATATAGATATTGTCGAATCTAAAGCCCCTATTTGGCACAAAGATGTGAAATATTTTGAGCTATTACAAAACAACAAAATTATTGGTTCTTTTTATCTTGATCTTTATGCACGTAAAAATAAACGTGGCGGTGCATGGATGGATGAATGTATTTCAAAATCTAAATTTAACGTAAATATTGATTATCCAGTTGCCTATCTCACATGTAATTTTTCATCCCCCATAGGAAATAATCCAGCGTTATTCACACATGATGAAGTGATTACACTATTCCATGAATGTGGTCATGGGCTTCATCATCTTTTGACCGAAATTTCTGAGTTTAATGTTTCTGGAATTAAGGGAGTTGAATGGGATGCCGTTGAATTACCTAGCCAATTTATGGAGAACTTTTGTTGGGATTGGAATGTGATTAAAAATATGACTCAACATATTCATACCAAAGAATCTATGCCAAAAGAATTATTTAACAAACTTATAGCAAGTAAAAACTTTCAATCAGGAATGCAGTCCCTACGTCAAATCGAATTTGCATTATTTGATATCTTAATTCACATGGAAAGTAATCCAGATAATTTAGATGTTATAAGCACCCTTGAATCTGTTCGAGACGAAGTTGCAGTTGTTCGCCCTCCTCACTGGAATCGCTTTCCTCATAGTTTTAGCCATATTTTTGCAGGTGGGTATGCTGCTGGATACTATAGTTACAAATGGGCAGAAGTATTATCAGCGGATGTCTTCGAAGAATTTGAAAATAATGGGGTATTAAGCAAAGATGTTGGTTCCAGATTTAGAAGGGAAATTTTAAGTGTTGGTGGTTCAAGGCCTGCAAAAGAGTCATTTATTAAATTTAAAGGTAGAGAACCCTCCATAGATGCTTTATTAAGACATAATGGACTTGCTGCATGA